In Microbacterium lushaniae, the following are encoded in one genomic region:
- the gatB gene encoding Asp-tRNA(Asn)/Glu-tRNA(Gln) amidotransferase subunit GatB, translating to MAKDTLMGFDEALELFEPVLGFEVHVELNTRTKMFSGAPNPAHSDNHDAAPNTLVAPVDMGLPGALPVVNEQAVRFSISLGLALGCSIAPSSRFARKNYFYPDLGKNYQISQYDEPIAFEGSVEVELPDGTLVTVPIERAHMEEDAGKLTHVGGSTGRIQGAEYSLVDYNRAGVPLVEIVTKPIFGAEHSAPELAKAYVQTIRDIVLSLGISEARLERGNLRCDANVSLRPRGQEKLGTRTETKNVNSMRSVERAVRYEIQRQAAILAAGGTIIQETRHWHEDTGTTSPGRPKSDADDYRYFPEPDLLPVAPSEELIEELRAALPEPPAARRRRLQGEWGFADIDFQGVVNAGLLAEVDATVAAGASPAAARKWWMSEISRIANAQNREATDLVSPENVAALQRLIDAGTLTDKLARQVLEGVIAGEGTPQEVVDARGLAVVSDDGALLAAIDEALASQPDVLAKIRDGKVQAAGAVIGAVMKAMKGQADAARVRELVLERAAQ from the coding sequence ATGGCGAAAGACACGCTGATGGGCTTCGATGAGGCGCTGGAGCTGTTCGAGCCCGTGCTCGGCTTCGAGGTGCACGTCGAACTGAACACGCGCACGAAGATGTTCTCCGGAGCGCCGAACCCCGCCCACTCCGACAACCACGACGCCGCTCCCAACACCCTCGTCGCTCCGGTGGACATGGGGCTCCCCGGAGCCCTGCCGGTCGTCAACGAGCAGGCCGTGCGCTTCTCGATCTCCCTCGGGCTCGCCCTGGGGTGCTCGATCGCTCCCTCGAGCCGGTTCGCGCGGAAGAACTACTTCTACCCCGACCTCGGCAAGAACTACCAGATCTCGCAGTACGACGAGCCCATCGCCTTCGAGGGCTCCGTCGAAGTGGAGCTGCCCGACGGCACCCTCGTGACCGTGCCGATCGAGCGCGCGCACATGGAGGAGGATGCGGGCAAGCTGACCCACGTGGGCGGCTCGACCGGTCGGATCCAGGGCGCGGAGTACTCCCTCGTGGACTACAACCGTGCGGGTGTGCCGCTCGTGGAGATCGTCACCAAGCCGATCTTCGGCGCCGAGCACTCGGCCCCGGAACTGGCGAAGGCGTACGTGCAGACCATCCGCGACATCGTCCTGTCCCTCGGCATCTCCGAGGCCCGGCTGGAGAGGGGCAACCTGCGCTGCGACGCCAACGTCTCCCTGCGCCCGCGCGGGCAGGAGAAGCTCGGCACGCGCACGGAGACGAAGAACGTCAACTCGATGCGCTCGGTCGAGCGCGCGGTGCGGTACGAAATCCAGCGCCAGGCGGCGATCCTCGCCGCCGGCGGCACCATCATCCAGGAGACCCGTCACTGGCACGAGGACACCGGCACCACGTCGCCGGGCCGGCCCAAGTCGGACGCCGATGACTACCGGTACTTCCCCGAGCCCGACCTGCTTCCCGTCGCTCCCTCCGAGGAGCTCATCGAAGAACTCCGCGCGGCCCTGCCCGAGCCGCCGGCCGCCCGCCGCCGCCGCTTGCAGGGCGAGTGGGGCTTCGCCGACATCGACTTCCAGGGCGTCGTCAACGCGGGCCTGCTCGCCGAGGTCGATGCCACCGTGGCCGCGGGCGCGTCGCCCGCGGCGGCCCGCAAGTGGTGGATGAGCGAGATCAGCCGCATCGCCAACGCCCAGAACCGTGAGGCGACCGACCTCGTCTCGCCGGAGAACGTCGCCGCGCTGCAGCGCCTCATCGACGCCGGCACCCTCACCGACAAGCTCGCACGCCAGGTGCTGGAGGGCGTCATCGCCGGGGAGGGCACGCCGCAGGAGGTCGTGGATGCGCGCGGCCTGGCCGTCGTGTCCGACGACGGCGCGCTGCTGGCCGCGATCGACGAGGCCCTGGCGTCGCAGCCGGACGTGCTGGCGAAGATCCGCGACGGCAAGGTGCAGGCGGCCGGGGCCGTGATCGGCGCCGTGATGAAGGCGATGAAGGGTCAGGCCGACGCCGCGCGCGTGCGCGAGCTCGTGCTGGAGCGCGCCGCGCAGTAG
- the gatA gene encoding Asp-tRNA(Asn)/Glu-tRNA(Gln) amidotransferase subunit GatA has product MTDDLTRLSASDLAARLSAGEVSSVEATQAHLDRIAAVDGDLHAFLHVNARALDVAADIDRRRAAGEELGPIAGVPLAIKDVLVTTDMPSTSGSKILEGYLSPYDATVVARSRAAGLVPLGKTNMDEFAMGSSTEHSAYGPTRNPWDRERIPGGSGGGSAAAVAAFEAPLALGSDTGGSIRQPAHVTGTVGMKPTYGGVSRYGAIALASSLDQVGPVTRTVLDAGLLHDVIAGHDPHDATSLTDSWPSFADAARDGATGQVLKGLKVGVIRELPDSGFQAGVASSFRDALAAMAAQGAEIVEVSAPHFEYGVAAYYLILPAEASSNLAKFDSVRFGMRVTPHAAATVEEVMAATRDAGFGDEVKRRIILGTYALSAGYYDAYYGSAQKVRTLIQGDFDAAFAQVDVIATPSAPTTAFRFGEKIDDPLQMYLNDVTTIPANLAGVPGISIPSGLAAEDGLPVGIQFLAPAREDARLYRVGAALETLLVEEWGGPLLDRAPALPQAQGPNGGSR; this is encoded by the coding sequence GTGACCGACGACCTCACGCGCCTGAGCGCGTCCGATCTCGCCGCGCGCCTGTCGGCCGGGGAGGTGTCCAGCGTGGAGGCCACGCAGGCCCACCTCGACCGGATCGCCGCCGTCGACGGCGACCTGCACGCCTTCCTGCACGTCAACGCCCGCGCCCTCGACGTCGCCGCCGACATCGACCGCCGTCGCGCGGCCGGCGAGGAGCTCGGCCCGATCGCCGGCGTGCCGCTGGCGATCAAGGACGTGCTCGTCACGACCGACATGCCCTCCACGAGCGGCTCGAAGATCCTCGAGGGGTACCTCTCGCCCTACGACGCGACGGTCGTCGCGCGCTCCCGCGCGGCCGGCCTCGTGCCGCTGGGGAAGACGAACATGGACGAGTTCGCGATGGGATCCTCCACCGAGCACTCCGCGTACGGCCCGACGCGCAACCCGTGGGACCGCGAGCGGATCCCCGGCGGCTCCGGCGGCGGATCGGCGGCGGCGGTGGCCGCGTTCGAGGCGCCGCTGGCCCTCGGCTCCGACACGGGCGGCTCGATCCGTCAGCCTGCGCACGTCACCGGCACGGTGGGGATGAAGCCCACCTACGGCGGCGTCAGCCGCTACGGCGCCATCGCGCTGGCCTCGAGCCTGGATCAGGTCGGGCCGGTCACGCGCACGGTGCTGGATGCGGGGCTCCTGCACGACGTCATCGCCGGACACGATCCGCACGATGCCACCTCGCTCACCGACTCCTGGCCGTCGTTCGCCGACGCCGCGCGCGACGGCGCGACCGGGCAGGTCCTGAAGGGACTGAAGGTCGGCGTCATCCGCGAACTCCCCGACAGCGGCTTCCAGGCGGGCGTCGCGTCGTCGTTCCGCGATGCGCTCGCGGCGATGGCGGCCCAGGGCGCCGAGATCGTCGAGGTCAGCGCGCCGCACTTCGAGTACGGCGTCGCCGCGTACTACCTGATCCTCCCGGCGGAGGCCTCCAGCAACCTGGCCAAGTTCGACTCGGTGCGGTTCGGGATGCGGGTCACCCCGCACGCCGCTGCCACCGTGGAGGAGGTCATGGCCGCCACCCGTGACGCGGGCTTCGGCGACGAGGTCAAGCGACGGATCATCCTGGGCACCTACGCGCTGTCGGCCGGATACTACGACGCCTACTACGGCAGCGCCCAGAAGGTGCGCACCCTCATTCAGGGCGACTTCGACGCCGCCTTCGCGCAGGTCGACGTCATCGCGACGCCCTCGGCCCCGACGACGGCCTTCCGCTTCGGCGAGAAGATCGATGACCCGCTGCAGATGTACCTCAACGACGTCACGACGATCCCGGCGAACCTCGCCGGCGTGCCGGGGATATCGATCCCCTCCGGCCTGGCCGCGGAGGACGGGCTGCCCGTCGGCATCCAGTTCCTCGCACCGGCGCGGGAGGATGCCCGCCTGTACCGGGTGGGCGCTGCCCTGGAGACGCTGCTCGTGGAGGAGTGGGGCGGCCCGCTGCTGGACCGCGCACCCGCCCTTCCCCAAGCTCAGGGACCGAACGGAGGGAGCCGCTGA
- the gatC gene encoding Asp-tRNA(Asn)/Glu-tRNA(Gln) amidotransferase subunit GatC — protein MSEITPDLVRHLGVLARIQLSDEEVERLTGQLDVIVDNIAKVSEVATPDVVATSHPIPLQNVFRTDVPSDVLSLDQVLQNAPDAAENRFRVTAILGEEQ, from the coding sequence GTGTCTGAAATCACCCCCGATCTCGTGCGCCATCTCGGTGTGCTCGCCCGGATCCAGCTCAGCGACGAGGAGGTCGAGCGCCTCACCGGTCAGCTCGACGTGATCGTCGACAACATCGCGAAGGTCTCGGAGGTCGCCACGCCGGACGTCGTCGCGACGAGTCATCCGATCCCACTGCAGAACGTGTTCCGCACCGACGTGCCCAGCGACGTGCTGAGCCTCGACCAGGTGCTGCAGAACGCCCCGGATGCGGCGGAGAACCGCTTCCGCGTGACCGCGATCCTGGGGGAGGAGCAGTGA
- a CDS encoding long-chain-fatty-acid--CoA ligase: protein MTTYDPPRPWVNSYADGVPADLDPVSGSLVDIVAASARDYPDAPALEFFGRTTSYRELEQQISRAAEGLRARGVRAGDPVAIVLPNCPQHIIAFYAVLRLGAVVVEHNPLYTPRELRKQFEDHGAAHAIVWSKVVGAVQAFPDDVRVDTLVVVDLTRAMPLRTRAALRLPIARARESRAALHEKVTGTATWEDLLRAEPLPTTYPRPGTDDLAIIQYTSGTTGTPKGAALTHRNLLANAAQARAWVPAIRRGDGCVVYAVLPMFHAYGLTLCLTFAMSMGARLVLFPKFDPDLVLAVTKKRPATFLPLVPPIAERLLAASREKGISLAGTGIAISGAMALPHDLVVPFEEATGGYLVEGYGLSECSPVLMANPVADNRVPGTVGLPLPGTECRVVDPDDPRTDVPAGERGELVVRGPQVFGGYYGKPEDTEAVFVDGWFRTGDIVTIDEAGFVRIVDRIKELIITGGFNVAPTEVENVIRQHPQVADVAVVGLPSDRSGEEVVAAVVLDDTDDDVDVEAIRTFARSILTPYKVPRRIFVVDELPRSLIGKVQRRQVRERLLALTSGT, encoded by the coding sequence ATGACCACGTACGACCCGCCACGACCCTGGGTGAACAGCTACGCCGACGGCGTGCCCGCCGATCTCGACCCGGTGAGCGGGTCGCTCGTCGACATCGTCGCCGCTTCGGCGCGGGATTACCCGGATGCTCCGGCCCTGGAGTTCTTCGGTCGCACGACGTCCTACCGCGAACTCGAGCAGCAGATCTCCCGCGCCGCCGAGGGCCTGCGGGCCAGGGGCGTGCGAGCGGGCGACCCCGTCGCCATCGTCCTGCCGAACTGCCCGCAGCACATCATCGCCTTCTACGCGGTGCTGCGCCTGGGCGCCGTGGTCGTCGAGCACAACCCGCTCTACACGCCCCGCGAGCTGCGCAAGCAGTTCGAAGACCACGGCGCCGCGCACGCCATCGTGTGGAGCAAGGTCGTCGGCGCGGTGCAGGCCTTCCCCGACGACGTCCGCGTGGACACGCTCGTGGTCGTCGACCTCACCCGCGCGATGCCGCTGCGCACGCGCGCCGCGCTGCGGCTCCCGATCGCGCGGGCGCGCGAGTCGCGGGCCGCTCTGCATGAGAAGGTCACCGGCACGGCGACGTGGGAAGACCTGCTGCGCGCCGAGCCGCTGCCCACGACCTATCCCCGGCCGGGCACCGACGATCTCGCCATCATCCAGTACACCTCCGGCACGACCGGCACGCCCAAGGGCGCCGCGCTCACGCACCGGAATCTGCTGGCCAACGCCGCGCAGGCGCGCGCCTGGGTTCCCGCCATCCGCCGGGGCGACGGATGCGTCGTGTACGCGGTGCTGCCGATGTTCCACGCCTACGGCCTCACCCTGTGCCTCACCTTCGCCATGTCGATGGGTGCGCGGCTCGTGCTGTTCCCCAAGTTCGACCCCGACCTGGTCCTCGCGGTGACCAAGAAACGGCCGGCGACGTTCCTGCCGCTCGTTCCCCCGATCGCGGAGCGGCTGCTGGCCGCGTCGCGGGAGAAGGGCATCTCGCTGGCGGGCACGGGGATCGCGATCTCGGGCGCGATGGCCCTGCCGCACGACCTCGTGGTGCCCTTCGAGGAGGCCACCGGCGGCTACCTCGTCGAGGGCTACGGCCTCAGCGAGTGCTCGCCCGTGCTGATGGCCAACCCCGTCGCCGACAACCGCGTGCCCGGCACCGTCGGCCTGCCCCTCCCGGGCACCGAATGCCGCGTCGTCGACCCCGACGACCCCCGCACCGACGTCCCGGCCGGCGAACGCGGCGAGCTCGTGGTGCGCGGACCGCAGGTCTTCGGCGGCTACTACGGCAAGCCCGAAGACACCGAAGCCGTCTTCGTCGACGGATGGTTCCGCACCGGCGACATCGTCACGATCGACGAGGCCGGCTTCGTGCGCATCGTCGACCGGATCAAGGAGCTCATCATCACCGGCGGCTTCAACGTCGCCCCCACCGAGGTGGAGAACGTGATCCGCCAGCATCCGCAGGTCGCCGACGTCGCCGTGGTGGGTCTTCCGAGCGACCGCTCGGGCGAAGAGGTCGTCGCCGCCGTCGTCCTGGACGACACCGACGACGACGTAGACGTGGAGGCGATCCGCACGTTCGCGCGCAGCATCCTCACCCCCTACAAGGTGCCGCGGCGCATCTTCGTGGTCGACGAGCTGCCGCGCTCGCTCATCGGGAAGGTGCAGCGCCGTCAGGTCCGCGAGCGCCTGCTCGCGCTGACGTCGGGAACCTGA
- a CDS encoding dicarboxylate/amino acid:cation symporter: MATTVPPTLTSAPPAPTRARRYGRAFRHPAALIGIAAIAGIAFGLLVGDWAANVKFIGDLFIRLIQMSIVPLVMVSVIVATGSLSGTGMGKLAGRTFSWMIGFSAVAALVAWGLGTLIQPGAGMVFDGELDPALAESASQATGWQDTILGFVSTNIFSAMSTATMVPIILFSLLFGLALNSYIAKTGSRLVLDFLDQVQQIVLTMIRFVMYIAPIGVFCLLAALAGDVGFAVITSAVAYLGTTLLGVVIITALFVVVVTVRTRLSPWRLPAKLAEQTVVAITTTSSAVTFPTVLRNAVEKVGISRRVANFTLSVGLTMGSYGAVLNYMIVVMFLAQAGRVELTAGQVVLGMALAILLNMGTITVPGGFPVVAMFLATSIGLPIEAVGLLIAVDWFTGIFRTFLNVNGDTMVAMLVAQSTDEIDRDVYNGTAAAAPVHVDVAEHQDRFARADAAD; the protein is encoded by the coding sequence ATGGCCACGACCGTTCCCCCGACCCTCACGAGCGCGCCCCCCGCCCCGACCAGGGCGCGACGCTACGGGAGAGCGTTTCGCCACCCGGCCGCCCTCATCGGCATCGCCGCGATCGCGGGCATCGCCTTCGGCCTGCTGGTGGGCGACTGGGCGGCCAACGTCAAGTTCATCGGCGATCTGTTCATCCGCCTCATCCAGATGTCCATCGTGCCGCTGGTGATGGTCTCCGTCATCGTCGCGACCGGATCGCTCAGCGGCACCGGGATGGGCAAGCTGGCCGGACGCACGTTCTCGTGGATGATCGGGTTCTCGGCCGTCGCCGCCCTCGTCGCCTGGGGACTCGGCACCCTCATCCAGCCCGGCGCGGGAATGGTCTTCGACGGCGAGCTGGATCCCGCCCTGGCGGAGTCGGCCTCGCAGGCGACGGGATGGCAGGACACGATCCTCGGTTTCGTCTCGACGAACATCTTCTCGGCCATGTCGACGGCGACGATGGTGCCGATCATCCTGTTCTCGCTGCTGTTCGGCCTCGCCTTGAACAGCTACATCGCCAAGACCGGCAGCCGCCTGGTGCTGGACTTCCTCGACCAGGTGCAGCAGATCGTCCTGACGATGATCCGCTTCGTGATGTACATCGCCCCCATCGGGGTCTTCTGCCTGCTCGCGGCGCTGGCCGGCGACGTCGGCTTCGCCGTCATCACCTCCGCGGTGGCCTACCTCGGCACGACCCTCCTCGGTGTCGTGATCATCACGGCGCTGTTCGTCGTGGTCGTGACCGTCCGCACGCGTCTGAGCCCGTGGCGCCTTCCCGCCAAGCTCGCCGAGCAGACGGTGGTGGCCATCACCACGACGAGCTCGGCGGTGACCTTCCCCACCGTCCTGCGCAACGCCGTCGAGAAGGTGGGCATCAGCCGGCGGGTGGCGAACTTCACCCTGTCGGTCGGGCTCACGATGGGCTCGTACGGTGCGGTCCTGAACTACATGATCGTGGTGATGTTCCTCGCCCAGGCCGGCCGGGTGGAGCTGACGGCGGGTCAGGTGGTGCTCGGGATGGCGCTGGCGATCCTGCTCAACATGGGCACGATCACGGTTCCGGGCGGGTTCCCCGTGGTCGCGATGTTCCTCGCCACCTCCATCGGGCTCCCCATCGAAGCGGTCGGACTCCTCATCGCCGTGGACTGGTTCACCGGGATCTTCCGGACGTTCCTCAACGTCAACGGCGACACGATGGTGGCGATGCTCGTGGCGCAGTCGACGGACGAGATCGACCGCGACGTGTACAACGGCACGGCCGCAGCCGCCCCCGTGCACGTCGACGTGGCCGAGCACCAGGATCGCTTCGCCCGCGCCGACGCCGCCGACTGA
- a CDS encoding aldo/keto reductase, with product MTTDTDGIALGTMYFGTRLDQATSFAILDRFVERGGRWLDTADNYAFWTDGSGLGGASETVIGAWLQSNPGVREEVLLSTKVGADPTVAGVWPESMEGLRPDTIRDALARSLARLGTDHVDLYWAHVEDRSVDLDAQVEAFGALAADGRVRRLGASNHATWRVERARSLARSRGVEPFTAVQLRHTYLQPIPFAPLPDQGHVVATPEALDYTGSEGLAVWAYSTLLTGAYTREERLQEPYRHADTRRRLAALDRVAAQLGATRNQVVLAWLLGSTPQVTPIVGVSGISQLDETMDALELHLGADARAVLDEEVAR from the coding sequence ATGACGACAGATACCGACGGCATCGCCCTGGGCACGATGTATTTCGGAACCCGGCTGGATCAGGCCACGTCCTTCGCGATCCTCGATCGCTTCGTGGAACGAGGTGGGCGCTGGCTGGACACCGCCGACAACTATGCGTTCTGGACCGACGGGTCGGGCCTGGGCGGTGCCAGCGAGACGGTGATCGGAGCGTGGCTCCAGAGCAATCCGGGCGTGCGCGAGGAGGTTCTCCTCTCGACCAAGGTCGGCGCGGATCCGACCGTCGCCGGAGTGTGGCCCGAATCCATGGAAGGGCTGCGGCCGGACACCATCCGTGACGCCCTCGCCCGCTCCCTCGCCCGGCTGGGCACCGATCACGTCGACCTGTACTGGGCGCACGTGGAAGACCGCTCGGTCGACCTCGACGCCCAGGTGGAGGCGTTCGGCGCACTCGCCGCAGACGGCCGCGTGCGCCGGCTGGGAGCATCCAACCACGCGACCTGGCGCGTCGAGCGAGCCCGGAGCCTCGCCCGGTCCCGCGGAGTGGAGCCCTTCACGGCCGTGCAGCTGCGGCACACGTACCTCCAGCCGATTCCCTTCGCCCCGCTCCCGGACCAGGGCCACGTCGTGGCGACCCCCGAGGCGCTGGACTACACCGGGTCGGAGGGACTGGCGGTGTGGGCCTACAGCACCCTGCTCACCGGTGCGTACACGCGGGAGGAACGTCTGCAGGAGCCGTACCGTCACGCGGACACCCGGCGTCGCCTGGCTGCGCTGGACCGCGTCGCCGCACAGCTCGGCGCCACGAGGAACCAGGTCGTGCTGGCGTGGCTTCTCGGCTCCACCCCGCAGGTCACCCCCATCGTGGGGGTGTCGGGCATCAGTCAGCTCGACGAGACGATGGACGCGCTCGAGCTCCACCTGGGTGCCGACGCGCGAGCCGTCCTGGACGAGGAGGTGGCCCGATGA
- a CDS encoding MerR family transcriptional regulator, whose amino-acid sequence MSATFTIGEASASSGLSPDALRYYEEEGIIGPLGRDASNRRRFSESDLAWIGVVTCMREAGLGISELRVFAALLRGGDTSEDPVTFLRGRRAALTARADLLAKAIGVLDDKIAYFSRMSAPAAEDAAAARVHVSG is encoded by the coding sequence ATGAGCGCGACGTTCACGATCGGCGAGGCGAGTGCGTCGAGCGGACTCTCACCCGACGCACTCCGCTACTACGAGGAGGAGGGGATCATCGGCCCGCTGGGTCGGGACGCCTCGAACCGTCGGCGGTTCAGCGAGAGCGACCTCGCGTGGATCGGGGTCGTCACGTGCATGCGGGAGGCGGGCCTGGGGATCTCCGAGCTGCGGGTGTTCGCCGCACTGCTGCGCGGTGGCGACACGTCAGAGGACCCCGTGACCTTCCTCCGGGGGCGCCGGGCAGCGCTCACTGCGCGCGCCGACCTGCTCGCGAAGGCGATCGGCGTCCTCGACGACAAGATCGCGTACTTCAGCCGGATGTCCGCGCCGGCCGCGGAGGATGCTGCGGCGGCGCGCGTGCACGTCTCCGGTTAG
- a CDS encoding SDR family NAD(P)-dependent oxidoreductase: MTRAVVVTGAAGGIGAALVSALREEGIPVVSVDVAPVASADGIAIVRGDGGDPEVADEAVRAAGVLGGLGGWVNVSAVFSDVWLDEAGADATMAVIDANLRPAVVGCAAAVREFRRIGRGGAIVNVSSHQGARPVRGSLPYATAKAAVEGLTRALAVDCGPDGIRVNAVALGSIRTVRSDRHLEELPEPERAAFGAAIARLQPLGRMGEAEEVAAVIRFLLSDGASFLSGAVIPVDGGRAAHGLDPEERDR, translated from the coding sequence ATGACCCGGGCCGTCGTCGTGACCGGTGCCGCCGGCGGCATCGGCGCGGCGCTCGTCTCCGCGCTGCGCGAGGAGGGCATCCCCGTGGTCTCCGTCGACGTCGCGCCCGTCGCATCCGCCGACGGGATCGCCATCGTCCGCGGCGACGGGGGAGACCCCGAGGTCGCCGACGAGGCGGTACGGGCGGCGGGAGTGCTCGGCGGCCTCGGTGGCTGGGTGAACGTGTCGGCGGTGTTCTCCGACGTGTGGCTGGACGAGGCGGGCGCCGACGCCACGATGGCCGTGATCGACGCGAACCTGCGCCCCGCCGTGGTCGGATGCGCCGCTGCCGTGCGGGAGTTCCGCCGCATCGGGCGAGGCGGCGCGATCGTCAACGTCAGCTCGCATCAGGGGGCACGACCCGTGCGCGGAAGCCTCCCGTACGCCACGGCCAAGGCCGCCGTGGAAGGACTCACGCGCGCCCTGGCGGTGGACTGCGGCCCCGACGGCATCCGCGTGAACGCGGTGGCCCTCGGATCCATCCGCACGGTGCGATCCGATCGACACCTCGAGGAGCTGCCCGAGCCCGAACGTGCCGCCTTCGGTGCCGCGATCGCCCGGCTGCAGCCGCTGGGACGCATGGGCGAGGCGGAGGAGGTGGCCGCCGTCATCCGGTTCCTGCTCTCGGATGGGGCATCGTTCCTCTCCGGCGCGGTGATCCCGGTCGATGGTGGCCGCGCCGCGCACGGTCTCGACCCCGAGGAGCGCGATCGCTGA